CGCGCCCTGTTCGTGGCGAACCGGGACGAAGGTCACGTCCGAGTCCCGGAGCGCGAACATCGTCGCCTCGTTCTCCTCGCCCGGCAATCCGAAGACGTACTCGACGCCCTCGGTTTCGAGTCCCGCCACGAGAACCTCCGCGGTGTTCATGACACCGGCGTACGACTTCCTGACTCATAGGTCCGGTTGCCGATTACGCACGCGCAAAGAACTTATTTAAGCTCGAAACGGCTTCGCCGGTCCGGATTCACCCGTCGCTCCCCAAATTTTTATAATAGATACCGAACAACTGCCGGTACGGACGAATGAAGACCTCTCTCCTCCGTCGCTGACCGGACGAACGTCCGCGGCCACGTCGTCGCGCCGATGGCAGTAGCGCCCGCCGTCGGATTTAGACTCGCGTCGAGTTCTCGCTCGTCGCCGCGAACCCGCAGGGCGTCGTCCGGTTCCGGTCCGCGATTCGGTCGCCGCGAGACCCAGAGCGTCTCGCGCGACGAGTTGCCGGGGAAGCGACGAGCAATCGCCCACCATCGACCCACTCCACATGTCACCCGACGCAAGCACACAGTCCCGAGACGCAGTTATCGCAAAGCGAACCGTAGACGACCGACCGACCACCGACGAGATTCGAAAACTGGCCGACGCCGCAGGCTACGACCCCGTGGCCGAAGTGACCCAGATTCGCTCGGAGGCCGCCGCGACCAACCTCGGACCCGGAAAGGCCGAGGAGTTGGCCGAAGTGGTCGCCGAGACGGACGCGGGAGTCGTCGTCGTAGACAACGACCTGTCGGCGTCCCAAACCCGCGAACTCGTCGAGACGTGTCCCGAGGGCACCGAAGTCCTCGACAGACACCGACTCGTCCTCGACATCTTCGAGGAACAGGCCGGGAGCAAGCGCGCGAAGTTGCAGGTCGAACGCGCCCAGTTGGAGTACGACCTGCCCCGGATTCGTGAGCGCATCACCCGCGAGTTGGCGGGCGAGAACCTCGCTCACGACGAGAAGGGCGGCCAGCGCGTCCGCGACGTGGAACAGCGAATCGACGAACTCGACCGGAAACTCGCCGAACTCGGCGACGACGCCGAGACCCGCCGCGAGCGCAGACGCGAGGAAGGCTTCGAGTTCGTGGCGCTCGCTGGCTACACCAACGTCGGGAAATCGACGCTCCTGCACCGACTCGCCGACGAACTCGACTTCGAGACCGACGACGACCACGAGGACCTCGACGGCACGGCCGAAATCGAGGACCGCCTGTTCAAGACCCTCGACACGACCACGCGCCGGGCCACCATCGGGGACCGCCGAACGCTCGTGACCGACACCGTGGGGTTCGTAGACGACCTTCCCCACGAGTTGGTCGAGTCGTTCCACGGCACCCTCTCGGCGACCGAATCGGCCGACTGCGCGGTGTTGGTCGCCGACGCCAGTGACCCGCCAGCGGAACTCCGCCGGAAGGTCGAGACGAGTCTCGACCTGCTCGAAGACGCGGAGGGCGAGGTGCTGGCGGTCCTGAACAAGGCCGACCTGCTCGACGCCGACGAACTCGCCGAGCGAGAGCGCGCGTTCGAGGCGTTCTCGCTCGACCCCATCGCAGTCAGCGCGGTCGAAGATTGGAACCTCGATACGCTCCGCGAGCGCATCGCCGACGCGCTTCCCGACCGCCGGGAGACCGAACTCCGCCTTCCGAACGACGACGACGCGATGAGCGTCGTGTCGTGGCTCTACGACCGCGCGGACGTGCGCGACGTGACCTACGGCGACGAGGTGCGCGTCGAGTTCGCCGCGAAGGAGTCCGTAATCGAAAAGGCGCGGGCGAAGGCCGAGACGGTGGACGTGTAGGGGTTCGCTTCGCGGTTTCCGGTCGCGGTCGCGGTTGCGGTCGTCGTTGCGGATGCGGTTGCGGTCGCTGTCGCGGATGCGGTTGCGGTCGGTGTTGCTGTGCGGTTTTGATTGGCTCAAGCAGTCACGGTCACGGTTGTAGTCACAGTCGTCGCAGTCGCGGAGGTGGTCGTCGTTGCGGATGCGGTTGCGGTCGCTGTTGCTGTACGGTCCTGATTGGCTCAAGTAGTCGCAGTCACGGTTGTAGTCGTCGCCGTCGCTATTGCGGTTGCGGTCGTCGGTGCGGCCCTGATTGGTTCCAGCGTAGTCGGACGAGTCTCCGACGACTGCACCCGTCGTTTTCCGGCACACTCCCCCGACGCTCACACCGCAACAGCACCGACCGACGGACTCACGAACGCGGCTTAGAGAATGATTTTTGTTTC
Above is a genomic segment from Halorussus caseinilyticus containing:
- the hflX gene encoding GTPase HflX yields the protein MSPDASTQSRDAVIAKRTVDDRPTTDEIRKLADAAGYDPVAEVTQIRSEAAATNLGPGKAEELAEVVAETDAGVVVVDNDLSASQTRELVETCPEGTEVLDRHRLVLDIFEEQAGSKRAKLQVERAQLEYDLPRIRERITRELAGENLAHDEKGGQRVRDVEQRIDELDRKLAELGDDAETRRERRREEGFEFVALAGYTNVGKSTLLHRLADELDFETDDDHEDLDGTAEIEDRLFKTLDTTTRRATIGDRRTLVTDTVGFVDDLPHELVESFHGTLSATESADCAVLVADASDPPAELRRKVETSLDLLEDAEGEVLAVLNKADLLDADELAERERAFEAFSLDPIAVSAVEDWNLDTLRERIADALPDRRETELRLPNDDDAMSVVSWLYDRADVRDVTYGDEVRVEFAAKESVIEKARAKAETVDV